Proteins from one Naumovozyma castellii chromosome 3, complete genome genomic window:
- the NCAS0C04070 gene encoding C2H2-type zinc finger protein (ancestral locus Anc_8.144) yields the protein MAKNYFSDTFQWNYTPMKQEPDIFEIDTCWSNPANSEIFSTKKTQRPELLNLSQVEPIPINNNNTDDDDDDDNYPYQASFLFGNNEKGSGNNAYPNKPSRTTSEDEIFSWLKEFDILKNLTASEGNSKQFLTSQLDQKPEVTNNNINVNNNRNNEYSYITNIENDRVSPQVTAPSSVDSVLSNDWLKPSTNLATMPVGFYYEKDQPKVRGRKPSILPDDSKQYFCHLCKKRFKRHEHLKRHFRTIHLRVRPFECSVCHKRFSRNDNLNQHVRIHEQQPIMEPIRKRSSV from the coding sequence ACTTTCCAGTGGAATTATACCCCCATGAAGCAAGAGCCTGATATTTTCGAAATTGATACATGCTGGTCAAATCCTGCCAATtcagaaatattttcaaccAAAAAGACGCAACGTCCggaattgttgaatttgagTCAGGTCGAACCAATACCCatcaacaataacaatacagatgacgacgatgatgatgacaaCTATCCATACCAGGCTTCGTTCttatttggtaataatgAGAAAGGTAGCGGAAACAATGCTTATCCAAATAAGCCCTCCAGAACAACAAGCGAGGATGAAATATTCTCATGgttgaaagaatttgatatcttaaaaaatttaaccGCAAGTGAAGGTAATTCGAAGCAGTTCTTAACTTCTCAATTGGATCAGAAACCCGAGGTTaccaataacaatattaatgttaataataatagaaataatgaatattcaTACATCAcaaacattgaaaatgatcGGGTGTCTCCCCAAGTTACAGCACCTTCTTCTGTGGATTCAGTATTAAGCAATGATTGGTTAAAGCCTAGTACTAATTTGGCGACCATGCCGGTGGGGTTTTATTATGAGAAGGACCAACCGAAAGTCAGAGGTAGGAAACCATCTATATTGCCCGATGATTCCAAGCAATATTTTTGTCATCTTTGCAAGAAAAGATTTAAGAGACATGAACATTTAAAGAGACATTTTAGGACGATTCATTTGAGAGTGAGACCATTTGAATGCTCGGTTTGCCATAAAAGATTCAGCAGGaatgataatttgaatcaACATGTCAGGATACATGAACAGCAACCGATCATGGAACCGATTAGGAAAAGATCGTCAGTTTGA
- the MND1 gene encoding Mnd1p (ancestral locus Anc_8.143): MVPKHCKSISSGILVKDLLKEMIDEDVDDIIHMEKCGNINVYWSFKGQALWKQYQLWEGLVSSVNACQKEIESKKMMLEKAMREEYCDEIEGTTFKRNCCLIELKKLDEECKCLKKEIEKLQTVRWDQGKIVEEIEIKKENLIKLETITDNIELLIEYLVKKFNVDSSQIRKEFNIPDEFKEFMNIN; the protein is encoded by the coding sequence ATGGTTCCTAAACACTGCAAATCCATCTCATCTGGGATCCTGGTTAAAGATCTATTGAAGGAGATGATCGATGAAGATGTGGATGATATTATCCATATGGAGAAATGTGGGAATATTAACGTTTATTGGAGTTTTAAGGGACAGGCTTTATGGAAACAGTATCAGTTATGGGAGGGCCTTGTATCTTCAGTTAATGCTTGCCAGAAAGAAATCGAGtcaaagaagatgatgttgGAAAAAGCAATGCGGGAGGAATACTGcgatgaaattgaaggtACCACTTTTAAAAGGAATTGTTgtttaattgaattgaagaaattggatgaGGAATGTAAATGCttgaaaaaggaaattgagAAATTGCAAACTGTGAGGTGGGATCAAGGTAAAATCGTggaggaaattgaaattaagaaggaaaatttgatcaaattgGAGACCATTACAGATAATATTGAActtttaattgaatatcttgttaaaaaatttaatgttGACTCCAGCCAAATTAGGAAAGAGTTTAATATTCCAGATGAATTCAAAGAGTTTAtgaatattaattaa
- the GTS1 gene encoding Gts1p (ancestral locus Anc_8.142) — translation MARFSSGRSKLKIKKSRNPNIENELRDLLNAPENANKCGECGSTFPTWCSINLGVFLCGRCASVHRKILNGREDDVFSNLKSLSLDKWNNDDMDILAELGGNKGNHKFWNPKHEPFPFDGDDDKSIVEHFIRDKYILGKFRYDEVKPEDFGERDERDSRSRSRYDDDYGSYDNRDAYDDYHGGSNRHHPHDSRHGRFKYSRQLNELRDMGYSTDTQRIKDALERTHGDINRSLDIIERSDSSSYSSRNESRSGMSSAPTSAPSAVSNPPLPKRKSTLSGPQPAVFDGLDSVMTGAPNAVTGAVPGGIQQYLDPATGTIYVDQQQYTTAVQQQQLQLQAQAQAQLQIQPQMAVYQTQMPSFYYNGIEITPNNPQYQQLLLMQQQQAPQQFQSGFYPQ, via the coding sequence ATGGCTAGATTCAGTAGTGGCAGATCAAAACTAAAGATCAAGAAGTCAAGAAAcccaaatattgaaaatgaattaagAGATCTCCTAAACGCCCCAGAAAACGCAAATAAATGTGGGGAGTGCGGTTCCACTTTCCCTACGTGGTGTTCAATTAATTTGGGAGTCTTTTTATGCGGCAGATGTGCATCAGTGCACAGGAAGATATTGAATGGTAGGGAAGACGATgtgttttccaatttgaagtCTTTATCTTTGGATAAGTGGAACAACGATGACATGGATATCCTCGCTGAGTTGGGTGGGAATAAAGGGAACCATAAATTCTGGAACCCAAAGCATGAACCTTTCCCAtttgatggtgatgatgataaatctATAGTGGAGCATTTCATCAGagataaatatattttggGGAAGTTTAGATATGATGAAGTTAAACCCGAGGATTTCGGAGAGAGAGATGAACGAGACAGTAGGTCTAGAAGTAgatatgatgatgattatgGTTCTTATGATAATAGGGATGCATATGATGATTACCACGGAGGAAGCAATCGTCATCATCCACATGACTCTCGCCATGGGAGGTTTAAATATAGCAGGCAGTTGAATGAACTTAGAGATATGGGATATTCAACAGATACGCAAAGAATAAAGGATGCACTAGAAAGAACACACGGGGATATTAATCGTTCATTAGATATAATAGAAAGATCTGATTCTTCCTCTTACTCTTCAAGAAATGAGTCTAGAAGCGGCATGTCTAGTGCTCCAACAAGCGCTCCATCTGCTGTATCTAACCCTCCATTACCTAAAAGGAAATCCACGCTTTCGGGTCCCCAACCTGCCGTATTTGATGGTTTGGATAGTGTAATGACCGGAGCTCCAAACGCTGTAACTGGAGCAGTTCCGGGGGGCATTCAACAGTATTTGGATCCGGCAACAGGGACGATATATGTTGACCAACAACAGTATACGACAGCtgttcaacaacaacagctACAGCTTCAGGCTCAAGCACAGGCGCAGCTTCAAATACAACCACAGATGGCTGTCTATCAGACTCAAATGCCATCATTTTACTACAACGGAATTGAAATTACTCCAAATAACCCACAATATCAACAGTTGCTACTAATGCAACAGCAGCAGGCACCACAACAGTTTCAGTCCGGATTTTACCCACAATAA